TGAGCGTACGAGCTGCATTTGCGCCGGGGTCTGAGTTTGACACCGGCATGGCAGACCCCAAAtttgcttcctcctccatGTCGTGGGATTAACATTGCTGCTGCTGACTGATGCAGGCCCTAGGTGTGCGCGTTTATGCTTGCAGCGCCTTGTTGCCGCTGCTCGCTACAGTCTCTGTATGTTGTCTCCGCTGTGCTTTTCCAGGTGGACAACATGGAGCGGACCGGGCTTCTGTTGTTTTCCCGGAACATGCATAATGCACCCTGCTGGCTAACGTAGCCGTATCTGTCGCTCAACACCTGAGTGAGCTCGTGGGCTGCGCTCTTCATTCGCTCGACAGCAAGTTCAAAGAAGGTCGTACTGCCAAGCGCAGGAGCACCACTCGAGCGAACGAGGGGGggtcccgcgcggcggcattTCAACCACGTTAGAGACAACGACAGACCCCGAGCCCGCCCACGTGGGTGCCGATCTCCAAAGGCACTGGCGTCTTATCCGTGTTTTACGCTGACAGTGTACAAGAACTAACGAGTCACACAGTGGCACGTCAGAAAGCGAGTAGGGAGCACAGATAGGGGCTTAAACCGTTCCATGCTTCTGCAGACTCTGCTACCGATTGCACCCACAAGGATGCCACTACATTATTTCGTCACCTCAAATGCTCCGTCAGCAGACGTGGTCAGCAGCTCTTTCCCCAAGATTCGGTGGCAGTAACTCTGCTACATGCTAACGCCATGCCGTCAAAGGAAATCAGGTATGACCACAAACGTGCCTACCGCGTGACTCTGCGTGGATTTGTGTCCTTAGATGAAGGGAGAGCCGGCGTGGGAGGCCATGCCCACGGGACGCTGCGCAcctccggcgcgccgtgCCGGTCGCCTGGCTTCTGGCTGTACTGCAGGCTCCCTGTTGTCGGAGGAGTCATCTATGGGGCACAAAAAACTGGGCATGCCCGCTGCCAGCCGCTGTTCGGCAGGAGATGCTTTCGCATCGAgttccgcggcctcctgcaGTCGTGCCCTGCCCTCGTATTACCGGTTGTACTGTGCCTTTACTATCTTCGTGGCCGTTGTTGTTCTGCGCATCGTATCTGCCGTCCAGGGGCGTAACAGCACGGAGGGGCCTGCTAACCTCTGCATTTTGTGGATCCGGCAGCGAATTCTGTCGTGCGAAGGGGCATCTGGCTGGGACGCCTGTTTCTTGCCTGCCGTGTGGCTTTTTTTTAATGCTTATCATGTCATCTCAGCAAACCTTTTTGTCAGCATGTACGCTAACGTAAGAGTGTGCCGCGCCATTTTCTTGCTCGTTTTTttttgggggggggggggggggggctgggcCGGTGCAACAGTTCTTCGACGGTGAACGTTCTGCAGCCCTCGCGATGCGGACCGCGGGAACTCTGATATGTACCTTTTGTGCCGAAAGCACGGTGGGCAAACTGAAGTCGGCGCTGCGAATGAGATGGGTCTTTTAGGGGTTTTATGCCTGTcagggcggccgccgagtTGCTGAAGCCCCCAGTCCCGTTTTACCTGCGGAGCAATTATGCTAACCACACGCGCGTGCTGTATGTTCCGCAAGGTGCGCCATGTCCACGCTTAAAGAAAATTCATGGCGATTCGTGCTGAATCACGTGAGCAGCCGCCGTTTCATCGAGGTAGGGACGCAAACCTCGTGTGGTACTTGGACCACAGTGCTGGCCGCGCGACTACGGAAAAAGGTAGAGGAAGCTGGCGAAAATCAGGAATCGTCAAGGAACACTGAAAATGGTGTTAACGCCCCCGTAGTCAACTAGTTGGATGATGCGAAGCAAGTACTGAAGGCGGCCGTGGAGGGTACCGGCGTCCTCCGGACACCTGAAGCCGTCTTCCGAGTTACCAGGCGGCGAACCAAAGTGCGCTGAAGAGAGGCGGATCACTTCACTGCGCTCCATTGGCCTTACTGCCTGAAATCAACCAACCTTTCTGAGTCGGCGAGACGGCCGATGCTCGGGCGCGCCAAGGGACTGTCCCCGACCACAGGCATACATGTGGGGGCCAAGACAGAGAATACAACCTGAAAGAGGGAAGTCTGAGGTTGTAAAGAAGACAACCGGGGTAGTAGCACCAACTGTGACGGTCGAAATCCAGAGCCTGCCAAGAATGCAGACAGGAATGAGCCGCCGTGCGGGCTCGCTGGCAGATCACTAAACCTTAAACTTGGTGCCGTGACTATTGCTACGAGGGGCATGAAAGGCCCTTAACGTGACACATGAGTAAAACGGCCACCAGCCCTAATGGCCGTCCCGCCTGCTCCCCATATTTGTCGCAGACCTGATGTAGCGCTATCGAAGCCGCACTATCATGGTGCTGGCACCAGTGTGAGCTCCGGCAGAAGCTTGTATACGACTCAAACTCTGACCGGTCTTCGGTACAGTTATGCAGCATGGCTACCTTCGCACATGCTTTCTCAGATGATTGCCCAGCTCATCGACGATGACGCAAAACAGTTGTGGCTCCGGCAGACCCGCGGTGGCATTAGCTCGATTAGACGTTGTCGACTGCGGCCCCTCGCTACCATTCAACGGCCTTGAAGCTCTGGTTGCGCCGTGGAAGCCGTGAGAGATGACAAGAGATCCTACTTCAAGCGCTCTATGTGAACTTTGACAATCGTAGGTGTGCCAGCCTAATACGGTGGTGCCATGATCAGCTCTCTAGCCTCGAGCCATCAGCTTTCCTGCTGGAGCGCGATTCTGGCAGAGGCGTGTAGAGCTCTCCTGAGCACAAGTGTGGCTGCAGTGCTTTGCATGACATACGAATTTTTTGCGACACCACAGAGTTACACGTAGGTTTTTTTCCACGCTTTCCTCCCCTTCCCTGACACCAtgctgcggaggcgtccTTACTGAAGACGAGGACACCAGAGCGCCATTTCAGTAGACACTCACTGTCGTAAGTGCACAGGTGATTGGCTTGTACGCGGCCCACTACTTCCCCTGGTTTCGGAATGATGCAAGTGACAAACCCCCTCCCTAACCTCGTCACTGAACCTGATTACCCCTGCTGATAGGACAGATGGCGCGCTCTCTTGTGTGATGGGCCGTATCGGCCTACTCCGGAAACGCGCTGCACAAGTCGGTATCGAGGGCCTACACGAAACTGGAACTTCTTTTAAAATGCATTCATGCACGGTTTTCGTTCGATGTGGAATGCAGATTGACCCAGCGCCTCCTTTGGAGTGACATACAAGCCTGGTCTAGCTCCCGGGTAACCGGTAGGCACCGCCACCACATTAGCAGCCCATCCGGCGTGTCTGGTGAGTGCGCTCGGGAGACAGAGGCTGCGTCCTTGTAACGCCCCTATTGCCCCCGACTGCTGCACAGCTTTACTTATATACGTTCCGTGCGTGCGGTCTTACGTATTCACTAATATTTCTTGCCCGCCAGAGACTGGAGTCTACGATGTCTTAGGACTTTTTCAACATTgtgccgccttcctctcaTTTTCGTTTGTTGGCACCGCGTTCTGACATTCAAGCTCCGCAGAAACGACAACGATCATGAgcctcgcctgcgaggaGCGCCGCACGCATATTTTCAGGTCTACCCATTGCAGACAGGCCCTAAACCACATCAGATCACGCAGAAACGCCATGTGCGCATCCACAAATTACATTCAGCGGTGGGCGAGATGTACTGCGACATCGCGAGGTTCCCTCGCAGCGCCACCTTCGATATAAAACCCAGTGCAGATGCTCCAGCAGGCGGGTCAGGTGTTACAGAAGCTGTACACGTTCGTTTCCTGTAGCGTACGTCGGCACTTCTTCTTTCACCCTAACGTTCTCAACCAGGGGGCGCAGGTCTCTAGCACGCCCTCCCTGCACTTTAGGTCATGCACACGAAGAGCTGAAGTTAGTAGGCCGCCTTCACACAAACGCCGCCTCGTGCACGCTCCGTCACACCGTCTTTCTTGGTCTGCGGCACCCATCGCGTGGCCGGCGGTTGCAGCCACGGCGGCCTCCTTCCGGCGACAGCTCCATAGCGGCCGGGCCGTATCACAACGAGCGTCCATCCTCCGTCGCCCCACACTGCTAGTGCTCCAGAGCTGTTTTCAGCCACTGCCGTTGACACGTTTGACCCCTTCAAGggcttctccctcgctccgCTCTGCCCGTGAGTTGCACTCGCCAGTTTTTGTACGGCAAGCTAGCTAAtgccgctcgcgtcggcaCATGTGTTTTAGCTCCGACAATTTTCCGCCCCTTACCTCGGCTTTTGCTATGCGAGGGAAGACCTATAACCAGCAACTTGGCCTCCCCATTCCTACAAGAATGGACGGTATGAAGTTTCTTCACCAATCAGCGGTCCATCCAGACGCAAAGCAGGTGGCCTGTGTAGATGCAGGGCAGCTCTGTTTACAACAAACTGAACAAATTCTGCATGCAGTGCAGGGTCCGCAGGCGTATGACTCAAGGCTCAGTTGCCTCCCAGGCCTGCTTCTTTAAATTCACGTGTGGCACCGACGGAAGGCGTATCTACAACGGCTGTTTCAGACGTGTTGGGGGATTGACAACAACCTGGTACGCTTCCATCCTAGAAACGGAGGTTCCTCGAATAATCGCACGTTTGCTACACCACGCGATAATGAAAACACACACCTGAGCCCTCGAAGCAGTTGCAACACGCTGAGGATAAACGCTTTCAAGCACCGCTaactgcggcaggcgcagcggggtCTATCAGGTGAAGTCTGCCGGCAAATGACAAAtcagcagagaagaaaacctGTCCGAAACAGGAATCGTTTCACGGCCACAAAGTGTTGACCTAGACTTTAGGTTTCTGCACGCTGTATGCTGGGTGTTTAACAGATATCTGCTACGTGCGGCTTCCTATGTGTCTCGCCCCCTCCTGCATACCGTCTCGGACTGCCATTCCTGGTGAGCCGTTTACCCGGGCAGACACGCACGTGCACTCTGACGGCTGTCCCCAGACAGCTAAGTTGATAttcggctgcagctgcattcAACGGAAATGAATCGTCGCCTTGCGATCCGTATACCTGGCCCCAGtggcaggcgacggaggctcTCACTGGGATTCTCATGGCCGCATCGCTTTCAGTCGCCGTTCGTCACGAATGCGCCGAGCGACCCGGGGGGAATGCCATATACGGTCGCCTTGGTAGCTCTGAGCCCCGCATTATTTGCGAGGACGTCGAGCCCCTAGACGAGGTTAGGGAGCACTCCGCCGTAGAACATGCCTGTCAGTCGACCAGATCCAGTGGGGCCGCCAAACCCTGGCTCGTGCGCACCCCTGCTGTGCAGGACATCTTTTCTCCGGTACGGGGTGTCACAAACGTGGCGCACACCCCCCTTGCACCCTATTCCCGCACAAAACAAAACACAAACTAGTGTTCTCCAGATTCTCTCCTCGTCTAGCACGTCAGCTGAAACACTGCTTCGTACGGAGAAGCCCTCCGCGCGTATCCAGCCGCATTCGCCGTGCACGGGCTCTGTGGCTGCCAGGAGAATTTGGTATAGGGCGCCAGACAATCTCACAGCAGTGGTCACTGGCGTGTTACCCTGCGTTCCCTCGTCTAACGCGTGGTTGTACGGCGGGCTGCTGTGCCACCCATAAGGTATCGAGAAGTTGTGACATGGCAGCAACAGCGGCTCTACTTGTCGGCCGCACAGACGGACATGCATGTTTATCTTTCGCGAGGCAGTCTCTTGTTCAGCGGAGGACAGTGAACAGTCATGCCACTGTACAGGGGCCTGGGCGTCGTTACTGTAGAGTCGTGGCTTCGATTTGTCCGGCACGGACCGTCTCGGTCATGTGGACTCCCGCAACCGCCGAAGCCTGCAAGCTCGCCACTGATACTGGGACCGCTGGCGTTTCCGCTTACTCGCGGAGTCGAGTCGTAGGCTGAAGGCGAACCTGCTCTTTTAGCCTCGGTCCTATGGGGCGCCCGAGCTGACGCGCACCGTAGACAGACGTAATTGGTGAAAACCTGAGCGGCAAAGACTGTGGTCGTGCATGGAGTCGTGACGGGCCCTCGTCAGGGTCGTAAggcagcctccgcctgcctGTTGCTGCATGCTTGCTCTATGCGCCACAtcagaagagggagagagtgCTGGCATGACTCTAGCGTATGCATTCACTTCGTCAAGGCGGACACCACGCACATTACGCCCATTGTGTATATGGCACTCGGGCGATGACGACGAGTTGTTTGTCCTTCCTCAACTAGTATTCCACCATCCTGGCTGCCTCAAATCTAAGATAAAACCGTTGGTCAGGTCGCCTGCTCCTAGAGTGAAAGCAGTAGTTCAGATATAATGATGGGACGCTCGTGTCACTCTGCAAACACTTCtgtctgcagagacacgacGTCAACCTGAAACTCCGGCCGGAGTCGCGCCCGGAGGCAGACCCGCCCTGACGGTCCTTTGCCTCGGAAATGACGGAAGTAAGTTCGCTCTCGAGGTTCCTGGTTTGAGCTTCCAGCCTCGAGGCCTGTGACGGGCATCCTACAACGCGGCGCCGGAAGTTGCTTGACGCGTTGCTCCGCCAGGTCCGCAGCAGGGCCTCACTGGGACTGCAGCGGTTGTCGTGTATCATGTTGCCAGACACACGCCGAGGCCCACGCGGCCCCCCCGGTAGCTACACGGCTTCTTCTGATGCCAGGTCGGCCAACACTACGCGGGACGCCAGGTGCATTCGCAAGCACCACACAAAACAAAGATTCCTcagagcagcgcgcgccgtcggatATTCTTTGTCGCTGTGCTCTGCCAGCTCCGCAGCACGGCATCCGTTGGACTGTAGTCGCTGTTGTATAACATGTTGTGTGCCACATGCTGAGCGACGTAGatgccttcgccgcgaccCCATTCTTGCCGCAGTCGACGGGCCTCCTCCTTTATCTTGATAATGGCAAGCTCTGCGAACGTCAGCGTGTGCTCCGGTCGGTCGGGAGTAGCTGGCAAATCAGGACGCACATTACGGCATAGGAGATACAGATGGcaacgcagcgcgagaaaaTGAAGCTGCGTACGTTGATGCCTGCCACGGGGGACACATGCAACCGGTTGTGCAACCGACCCCCCGAAACCTGCATACTGATGCCGCGTACTAGCATTCAACAGAGATGTCGCTGAAACACACCGTGAGCCTGCATCCCTCAACGGTGAACGCGTATATGCCCTTCGTGATTATTTCGTGTTTGCCTGCGTTCGTCCGCTGGAGCGCGGATATCTGTCCTCTGTATAGCATGATCGAATTTGTATCGCGGTGCAGGCTGTGTCGCATCTCACTGGAGGCACCAGGTCCTgttccgccgccttcttccagATGCGGGACCGCCACCCCACTCGCTTCCAGACGGGCCCGCAGAGCTTCGGCTTCGTCAACCAAGCTTTGTGCACGCTGCAGGCGGTCCCGCGCTTGGGTGCAATACCTACAAATCCCAGATCGTCTCCACCTTCTAACATCCTTTGCCGATGGATTCCGTGTGCCTTGTCGGAGCATTCGAGCTGCAATGTATTCCCGTACGAACGTCTCCCTGTCTTCCCATGTCTTCTTTAGCTGACCTGCTCTATTCAGCAATCGCTGGATGACAAGTGCCGCATATGGTACGTTTTTAGATCCCGGAAGCCCGATGGGAGCCGCTAGCAGGGACCCCCTTACTATGTCACACGCTTGCGGCCCAGCCGCCGAGCACCCCGTTGTCCGCCCAGTGGGGCCAAAGACCCCTCTCCCGCCGAGCCGGGCTGATTTATATGGGGCACTACGCGGGCCGCGAGCTGCATCCGCACACACCGCACAAACGTCAAACTCCTCAGACGAACAGGGGCACACGCTGACGATAGGAGCAGGGAGCGCCGGCATGACTCATCGTCTCCAGATTCTGTCGGCTCCTGTCGTTCGTTGTGGCTCGTGAAAATGGAACAACAGCCCTGGAACGCGTCGATACGGCCGGCGCACACCCGCCGGTCTGGGACTGAGCAGAACGATAGCATCGGGGGGGTGGCGGCAGGGATGTGTGGAACACCTGAAATGACAGATACTGCAACGCCTCGGTGCAGCCCACCGgccccacacacacaccttGCGGCCACAGACACCAGACCGCACCTTGTACACAGCCGACTGTAACCGAATGAGCGCCAGGGCCCGCAGGAGCGCTTGCGCCGCTGGAGGATTCCGCGGCAATCTCCCAGACTCCTGACGATAGCCAACGCTGAGCTCGAGCTGCTTGGGCttccagcgcctcggcgtacTTTGCCTGCCGTCCGTCCCTTACACGCGCCTCGACTCGTACTCGTCGGGACCAGTATGCCACATTGCTATCCGTCGGGTGTACTGTGGGCGACTCGAACATGCGTTTTGCAATTGCTGTCGAAATCGATCGCTCATGGTCCTCAATTTGCGTGCGGAGCTTTTGGGCGTCCGCCCTCACACTCGCAAGTCCAGCGACCACATATGGAACCACGCTAGGCGCAGGCCCCGGGAGAGGCGCTGATGCTTCTGACGCATGGACTCCCACACACCACGCGAAACCACTAATTGCAGTAAGAGTGTTTTGTCGGCGGCAAGGCGACGAATACAGCTAGACTTCACAGTGCAGCCTCCCCCTACCACAGCCACATATTCTTATCCCGAGCCCACACGAGACTGGGCATCAACAAGAGTGCCATacagcgaccgcgacgggtgtctcttcgtcctgctGCACTCTGATCACGACAATGCAAGGAACCGAACTTGCGCAGAATGTCTCTTGAGCCGCCACTTCCAATCCAACATGGAGCAGCCCCCCGACGGCCGCTGTGCGATGGCCCACTCACCTGCGGTgcccgcggcaggcgtctcAGCGATCGCGCTCGAACTACTTGGTGGCGGAGACTCCGTCTGCGCCACATGAACCCCCTCTGCCCGAAGCAAGTCTGCAAGCGCGGT
Above is a window of Besnoitia besnoiti strain Bb-Ger1 chromosome Unknown contig00007, whole genome shotgun sequence DNA encoding:
- a CDS encoding KRUF family protein (encoded by transcript BESB_072730), whose protein sequence is MVRSFLRGCRARSSGHSARSGGYGCSRFLLPVRASSLLSHIAAVDMKCCHFVVTTLTAVCLRLLVSNVILFAATTHVPPSPTPTGGDNNDAAPQLADGAASGVGTVAYDAGTVHVAPLGLARPVTLPGTGTTTYGELMVNVLRDEARELRRMWGCEESYIVENAGRQILRHDSPPTQSDVNEWIARARCRYRHRFESRLGEAANLERQATALADLLRAEGVHVAQTESPPPSSSSAIAETPAAGTAEASAPLPGPAPSVVPYVVAGLASVRADAQKLRTQIEDHERSISTAIAKRMFESPTVHPTDSNVAYWSRRVRVEARVRDGRQAKYAEALEAQAARAQRWLSSGVWEIAAESSSGASAPAGPGAHSVTVGCVQATPDRPEHTLTFAELAIIKIKEEARRLRQEWGRGEGIYVAQHVAHNMLYNSDYSPTDAVLRSWQSTATKNIRRRALL